DNA sequence from the Blastomonas fulva genome:
CGGCGGCTGGCCATCGGCGTTGCGGATCGCATAGCTCAAAGGCGAAGGCTCGAAGCCCCAGTTCTTCTTGAACGCGAACGCGCCGCTGCCGACCTTCGAACGCCCGAAATCGAACCGGGTGCAGCCACGCCGCCGGGCGTGGTTCATCAGCGCATAATACATGATGTCGTTGGCGCGAAGACCGCGCGCCGCCCAGACGCCGCCGCCCCAGAAGGGCATCACGGTGCCGCGATGATAGAGGTTGAGCACGCTCGCCACCGGAATATCGTCGTGCAGCACGGTGAGGATGTCGGCATCGTCGCCCAAGCCATCGAGCACCGCCTCGAACAGCGCGCGCGGGAAAACCGGGGTGCCGAGGTTGCGGACGCTTGTCGCATAGACCGCATAATGCTGCTCGCGGTCGATTGCGCCGGTGCCGGTGCGCACCACCAGATCGTTGGCAAGCCCCTTGCGGACCTCCGCGCGCTGCTTGCGCGGCACCCATTCAAGCTGCTTCTGGTCGGCATCCGGACCATCGGCGACCAGATCGGCGACAAAGCCTGCGTGCGCGTTCGACTTGATCGTCCACGCCGGATCGTCGGGCAGCCAGCCGCCGCGCAGCTCGAGCGTCGGGGCGCTGTAGCGCTCGGCCAGCTGCCAGGCGGCATCGGCGAGCGCCTGCGCGCTGGCGCCATCGCTGGCGAGGATCCCGCCATCGACCGCGAAGCCTGCAGACACCATCGCGCGCCCGAACAGCGCAGAATGCACCGCGTGCAGCGGCAGATAGCCGGTGAGCGATCCGGCGGCATCCTCTGCGACCAGCGCCAGGAAATCATGGCCGGTCGAGCGCGCCACGGCCTCCCCCCAGACGATCCGGTGGAACGCGGTCGCCTCCTCGCGGCTATCGATCCAGGCAGACAGCCGCGCGCGCTCCTGCGGGTCCGCGAGGTTCGCCAGACGCACCGAGGGCGCAGTGCACGTCGGGGGCACGAAATGCAGCATCACAACCGCCCCGCCACAAGCGGCAGCGCGATCTCGTCGATCCGGCACCAGTGGAAATCGCGCGTCAACTGCTCGAGCTTGCCCGCCATAGCGCCCAGCCCGGTATAGTGCCGCACCCGCGACTTGAGCGGGGCATTGGCGACGCGCGGCTGATCTGGATCGACCTCCCAGGGATGGAAATAGAAGATCGCGGGCTGCCCATCGGTGGCGTTGACCCGGCGCAGCGCCCAGCGCGAGAGGGCATAGGGCAGGATTCGGAAGAAGCCGCCACCGCCTGCACCAAAGCGACGCTCGCCCAGCTCGACCGTGGTCACCGGCAGTTCGATCAGGTCCGATCCCTCCACGGGGTGAAACGCAAAGCGCGGCGCGGCGCGCCAGCCATAATGGTCGTGCGCGATGGGCGCGACGCTCGACGAATAGGCATAGCCCTGCTCGGCCAGGATCGGGTGCGCCCAGGGGGTGCGCTGGTCGATCGAGAAGCTCGGCGCGCGATAGCCGCGGATCGCCACGCCACCTGCGTCTTCCAGAGCGGCGCGTGCGCGATCGATATCGGCGCGGAACTGGTCGGGCGTCATGGTGAAAACGCGGGTGTGATCCCAGCCGTGGCTGGCGATCTCGTGCCCCTCGGCGATGATCCGGCGGATCAACGCGGGATGGCGATGCGCGACCCAGCCCAGGGTGAAGAACGTCGCCTTGACCCCGCAGCGCGCGAACAGATCGAGCACTGCACCGGTGTTGAATTCCACCCGGCTGGCGATGCCGTCCCAGTCGCCGGACGCAATCGTGTTCTCGAACGCGCCCACCTGGAAATACTCTTCGACATCGACCGACAGGCCGTTGACGATGGCGCGCGGATCGGTGCGATCTGGTCCCAGCGATGCTTCGCGCACGGTATTAGACTCCTGGCAAACGGCAGTAACGACCCAAGACTTCGGGCGACGATTTCAGGCGGCCTGGCCCTTGGGCCACATGCCGGCGGATTCGTCCTCGACCCAGCCTACCAGCAAAGCGAGCACGCGGTGCAATGCCTTTTGCTGCTCGGCCTGCTGTTCCTCAAGCGCATGGATGCGCGCGAGCAGCGGTGCAAGATCGACCGGCGTAGCCTTGGGAGCTGCCTCCAGCGCCTGGACCCGGTCAAGCGCGGCCTGGAGTTCATTGACCAGGAACTTGCGCTCGGTTTCCTGCTGCCCGGCAAAGGCGCGGACCTCGGCGACGAACTGGTTGAAGTCGGCCTTGCTGACTTCGGGGATCACCGGCGCGGCCATCGCGGCCACAGGCGCTTGCGGGGTCGTCGCAACCGATGCGGAATGCGCGGCATGGGTAGCCGCGCTCGCGAGCGCGGCCTCGTTGTCCCAATCGTCATCGGTCATCGCATCGACCGCAAGGTCCGCGACCACCGCCTCGACCAGCGCGGCATCGATCGTCTCGCGGTTGTCCACCGCCGCCATCAGCAGCACGCGGTTGATCAGCATGTTAATCTTGCGTGGAATTCCGCCGGTTTCGGCGAACAGCCTTGCCCACAGATCCTCGGCAAAGGCGGGGCGACCCTGCCAGCCGACCAGCTTCATCCGGTGTTCGATATAGGGCTGCACCTCGTGCAGATCCATCGCGCCCAGATGGTGGGTCGCGATGATCCGCTGGCGCAACTGCTCCAGCCCGGGCGCGCCCTGCACCGATGCGCGGAACTCGGGCTGGCCGAGCAGGAAGATCTGCAGCAGCGGGTGGCTGCCCAGCTGGAAGTTCGACAGCATCCGCAGCTCCTCGAGCGCGGGCAGCGGCAGGTTCTGCGATTCATCGACCACCAGCAGGCAGCGGCGTCCGGCGCGCGCTTCGGTGTGGAGGAAATGCTCGATCGCGCCCAGCGTGCCGGTCTTGTCGAGCCCCGCGGTCGGCACGCCGAAGCTGCTGGCGACCATGTGCAGCAGATCATCGCCCTTGAGCTGGGTGGTGACGATCTGGGCAGCGGTCAGCCGCGCCTTGTCCACGGTCTGCATCAGATGCGCGACCAAAGTCGACTTGCCCGCACCGATCTCGCCGGTGATGATGATGAACCCCTCACCCTGCGCCAGGCCATAGCCCAGGTACGACATCGCCTTGCGGTGCGTCGCGCTCTCGAAATAGAAGCGCGGGTCGGGGGTCAGCTGAAAGGGCCGTCCGGTGAGGCCATAATGGGTTTCGTACATGGGCTTGCCCCCTGATCTGGATCTAAGAACTTACTGGAACGAATAGCGCAG
Encoded proteins:
- a CDS encoding XrtA system polysaccharide deacetylase; translated protein: MREASLGPDRTDPRAIVNGLSVDVEEYFQVGAFENTIASGDWDGIASRVEFNTGAVLDLFARCGVKATFFTLGWVAHRHPALIRRIIAEGHEIASHGWDHTRVFTMTPDQFRADIDRARAALEDAGGVAIRGYRAPSFSIDQRTPWAHPILAEQGYAYSSSVAPIAHDHYGWRAAPRFAFHPVEGSDLIELPVTTVELGERRFGAGGGGFFRILPYALSRWALRRVNATDGQPAIFYFHPWEVDPDQPRVANAPLKSRVRHYTGLGAMAGKLEQLTRDFHWCRIDEIALPLVAGRL
- a CDS encoding FemAB family XrtA/PEP-CTERM system-associated protein — translated: MLHFVPPTCTAPSVRLANLADPQERARLSAWIDSREEATAFHRIVWGEAVARSTGHDFLALVAEDAAGSLTGYLPLHAVHSALFGRAMVSAGFAVDGGILASDGASAQALADAAWQLAERYSAPTLELRGGWLPDDPAWTIKSNAHAGFVADLVADGPDADQKQLEWVPRKQRAEVRKGLANDLVVRTGTGAIDREQHYAVYATSVRNLGTPVFPRALFEAVLDGLGDDADILTVLHDDIPVASVLNLYHRGTVMPFWGGGVWAARGLRANDIMYYALMNHARRRGCTRFDFGRSKVGSGAFAFKKNWGFEPSPLSYAIRNADGQPPRDVNPLSPKYRLQIALWQRLPLPIANRLGPLIANGLG
- a CDS encoding XrtA/PEP-CTERM system-associated ATPase; this encodes MYETHYGLTGRPFQLTPDPRFYFESATHRKAMSYLGYGLAQGEGFIIITGEIGAGKSTLVAHLMQTVDKARLTAAQIVTTQLKGDDLLHMVASSFGVPTAGLDKTGTLGAIEHFLHTEARAGRRCLLVVDESQNLPLPALEELRMLSNFQLGSHPLLQIFLLGQPEFRASVQGAPGLEQLRQRIIATHHLGAMDLHEVQPYIEHRMKLVGWQGRPAFAEDLWARLFAETGGIPRKINMLINRVLLMAAVDNRETIDAALVEAVVADLAVDAMTDDDWDNEAALASAATHAAHSASVATTPQAPVAAMAAPVIPEVSKADFNQFVAEVRAFAGQQETERKFLVNELQAALDRVQALEAAPKATPVDLAPLLARIHALEEQQAEQQKALHRVLALLVGWVEDESAGMWPKGQAA